The genomic window ACCTGGTAAGTTATGCTGCCGAACCAGGCCACTAGAACGTTTCGTTCCCGTCTCCATTCAAGAAGGACGAGTGCATCGTAGTCATCATTGAATTGTCGTCGAGATGCTCCGATGACATGACGAGAGAGTGTCAGCTTGCCAGTCAGCCGCCAGCGATCCTCTCCGTCGCCATCTTACCCTCCTGCCAGGGGTGGTGTTTTCGAGTTGGCGCTGCCAGCAATGCTGGTTGGTTCGAGGCCCGGAGAGACGGAAAGCAGCAGGGCTTCCATGCAGCGGGCTTGGGATGCACGCACCACCTTGCAGCCCCAGCGGGTAATTTGGCACCAGGGCTGAAATCGGCCGTTCCTGAACCGGAGGAAAGGGGGTGTGTTACTGTGGTATTGTGTTAGTGCGCCATCCTGTTCCAGACAGGAGGTAAAGGAGCCAATGATACTGCAGTAGCGCAGAGTGGGGTGGATGCAGTAAGGGGCTGACGTCTTCCTGGAGCGGCACTAACTCTGCTCAATCGGGAGCCGTGTGGACCGCTGGATGGATCACCTTCGCGAGAGGTGCGAGGAAGCGGGAGTTCAAAGGGGCATTTTGGGGGGGAAAGACTCTGCACGGCACACCAACGCCGCGAGGGCCCAGATGTGGCCAAATCGAGCAGCGCGATCCAGCCTGGAGACCAAGCACGCCTGGCCCCATGGATTTCCAACCACCACAACCCTCCGCACCGCTTTTTCTTCTTgcaccatcatcaccaccatctTGCACCCTGCCCACAGCATCGCCGGCAGTGCCGTCGTCCGCACGTCAGGGGTCCGCCCGCTTTTTTCTTGGTTGCCCTGCCTTTTTTTCAGTGACTCGTCCTGTTGCAACTGCAGCCTGCCAGAGGCAGTCCACGTTTGCGTAAATTCGAGGCGACCAAACCTCGTGCTCACTGCCGACCTCACTGCCGACCGTGCCGATTCCATCTGACTCCGCGACGCCTAACCCGGCGCCATCAACGCCCACACTCAGGTTGCCTCCGACGCACCGCGAGTTCGGTCGTGTTGGTGTGCAGCCATCGTCGTGCCGGTTCCTCGGATCGCTGGGCCTCACCGCTCGACATTACTCGACAATTTTACGTCTCCTTTGTTGCCTGCACCGCATCACCGTCGGCAGCGCGTGCTGCAAAGCCGCTGGTTGCGTCTGCTGTGCACTGAACAAGACAAAAAGCCCGTCGATTCGCCCCGAGATTCTGACTGGTCCGCGCCCGAAAACGAGGACTCGATGGGGCTGGCATAATACGTAAAAGCAAGCAGAGTAACTTGTTCCGTGGGATATAGACAGGTCGGAAGAGGAACGAGATGGACCACTTCTCGACTGTGTTGCAGCGACCGCCGCATTTCGACGAGGATGGCAGCAGCATGGGCGCGCCCAGTGAGGATCGAGGCCCACGCGGAGGGCTGCGCGACATCCTGAACCCCGtgagctcgagctcgacaaCGCATCCACACGGTCCTGGAACACCCGGAGCACCCGTACCGTCCCGACCGCAATCGTCGTTTAGTTTGCGCTCCCCCACGCATCAATCAGATTATCACCATCCGAGCCCCTACTCCGCCTCTCCATCCTTGGCAGGCGCGCGCTCAATCCTTCACAACCCGTTCGTGTCCGCATCGACACCCTCGtcactgccgccgcccttgcaAGCTCCTCCGGGTCTGGTATCGCCAACCGCCTCATCCGGCCTGCAGCATCCTCCCCGATCACCGCTGCACGCGCCGCCGGTGTACTATCCATCCGAGATCCGCGACCGCGAGCCGGCGCGCGACAAATCGGCCTCGAGCAGTTTCTACGACCCAACCACTGACAGCAATCGAGAGCGCGAACGCAGGGTTTCGGATACTGGCGCCTGGCACAAGGCGGCACAGAACTCAACATCGAAGGTATGCAAGCAAATTTTAGCTTTTAGCGTGATGTGCCAACGCCCTTCCCTTGCCCAGGCACCACACCACACCTTCTCTGCTTCCTTTGTCTTCCAACCTGGCCCATCCTCCACCACACTCAACAACCTCTTGCCTCGCGCTTGTCAGATGCCCGCTTCACCCCGTCTCGGCTGGCCAATCTGCAACACGCCAGCGCGCTTTGCATGTTTCCACCGCGCCGCGAGGCGTGGCTGACCGATTCTCCCCTTCAACGCATTTATGCCGTCAAGCAAGCGATTATCTGACTCGAATTGATTTTCTAACGCTGCTTTAGCCCCGCGATCCCTACAGCTATTCTCAACGATCCTCCGATTACTATACCAACGGCAGCTACGCATCGCCGGAAAAATCGGTCTATCGGCCGCGCAGCCCTGTCACACATCCCTCCACCCACCCAGCTGTGGGTCCCAGCAGTCCATCGACAAGACCGTCGGCCATTTCGTCACCCAACTCGAGACACTCCTCAATGCCAAGCGCGAGTACCAACCGGTCGACGTCGACCGTCCTGCCAGCTCTGGCACGGACCGAGTCCCCTGCTCCGTCCAAGACCTCGGCTGCCACGAGTGTAAGCTGACCCCCTCTTCCTTCGCCATTGCCCCATTATTAATGTGCCCTCGCAGACCTCGagtcgcgccgccggcgtcatGTCATTTTCCAATATTCTCTCCAACCCCGAGCCCATCTCCAAACCTCGACCGATGTCGCCCGtccacgacgacgacgcaTCCAGCGTCACCGAGAAGCCCCAAAGCACAGAAAAGGCCGAGAAATCAGACAAGGATAAGAAACAGCCTCGGAAGAGCATCAAATCACGCGTCTCGGATGTTCGAAGTGTCGAGTCGACTCCCAACTTGAAGATCCCGCGTAGGCCCGCGTCCAAGCCTGAAACGCCTTCTTCCGTGCGGGCGCCGGCCAAGAGGCTGGCGAACGGCGTCCCGAAGCACAAGGTCTTTTCTGCcgacaaggagaagaagattCGGGATCTCATGGAGCAGTTCGATCTCGATGATGTTGACGAGACCGACTTCGAGGAAGAACGTTATGCCTGGCTTGAACGTGCCAAACGTCGCCGGCAAGAGATGAACCGCCGAGATGTGGCCCATCAACGGATCAGGAGAGGCGACTACGCCCAAGCCGAGGCCGAAAAGCTCCAGAGCTATGCTGACATCGGCAAGGCGCGCTACTATGAGATGAACTATGACGAGGCGCTGCAAGAAGTTCGAGAACAGGAGATCTTCCTCGAGAAGGAGCGGAAGAAGGATATGCAGCGCCAGAGGCGCCGCCAGAAGGCCATGGCTACCACGATGGAGCAGAGACAATCAGCACTTGCGAGAGCCTCCGCCGCGCaagacgacgccgagcgccaGAAGTACatgcgcgaggccgagcgtgCGAACAAGAAAGTGCAGCAGACCAGGTACATCTTGCAGAAAGGGCTGAAGGGCCCGGCCCGCAACATCGGCCCGATTGAACTGAACCTTGAGGGCGGCACGATGGCGACCTTCTCCGCCGAGAACATGGAGCCCGGCAGCAAGAGCAAGGGCAAAGgtcgagccggcggccggctcaAGAAGTCAAAGGAGCAGAAACAGGCAGAGAAGGAGTCGGCTGAGGCTGCTCAGGCCGCCTTGGATgccggcgaggagctgcCGAGCAAGGAAGAGACCGCCAAGATTCGCATCAAGTTCAGCAAGTCCAAAGCGCCCAAAGAGGATGCCGATAAGGAAAACAAGGAGCCCAAGGAACCCAAGGAGAAAGAgaaggcggtcgaggagcCCAAGGACCCGCTCGAGGCCAGGTTCCAGACGAAGGGCTATAACCAGATTTACGACCAGATCTGGCGTGACCTCGCCCGAAAGGACGTCAACAAGGTGTTCAGGCTGGCAACCGATTCCTACTCCACTAAGGCATCCAACCTCAAGAAGACGGCGATCCTGGCCTCCAAGGAAGCGAAGCGGTGGCAGCTCCGGACCAACAAGGGCACCAAGGATCTGCAAGCGCGGGCCAAACGCGTCATGCGGGACATGATGGGCTTTTGGAAGCGGAacgagcgcgaggagcgcgacctccgcaaggcggccgagaagcaGGAGCTCGAGAATGCCCgcaaggaggaggccgaccGCGAAGCGGCGCGCCAGAAGAGGAAGCTTAACTTCCTCATCTCTCAGACCGAACTGTACTCGCACTTCATCGGCAAGAAGATCAAGACGAGCGAGGTCGAGCGGAGCACGGACCATCCCGATGTCGCCACGGATGAGAAGGACAGGATCCCGGAGAACGTCCTCAACATCGAGGAGCCCACCGGGCCCGTCGGCGCCAAGGTGACCAACTTTGAGAGTCTGGActtcgacgccgaggacgaaTCCGCCCTTCAGGCTGCGGCCGTGGCCAACGCCCAGAATGCCATTGCCGAGGCTCAGAAGAAAGCGCGCGAGTTCAACAAGGATGAGGCCAAGCTCGACGAGGATGGCGAGATGAACTTCCAAAATCCCACCGGCCTGGGCGACGTCGAAATCGAGCAGCCGAAGCTCCTCAACTGCCAGCTCAAAGAGTACCAGCTTAAGGGCCTCAACTGGCTGGTCAACCTGTACGAGCAGGGCATCAACGGCATCCTGGCCGACGAGATGGGTCTCGGCAAGACGGTCCAGTCCATCTCCCTCATGGCTTATCTCGCCGAACGCTACGATATTTGGGGTcccttcctcgtcgtcgccccggCGTCGACCTTGCACAACTGGCAGCAGGAGATCAGCAAGTTCGTGCCCGACTTCAAGGTTCTTCCGTACTGGGGTACGGCTACCGACCGTAAGGTGCTGCGGAAGTTCTGGGACCGCAAGCACACGACGTACAAGAAGGACTCGCCGTTCCA from Thermothielavioides terrestris NRRL 8126 chromosome 1, complete sequence includes these protein-coding regions:
- a CDS encoding INO80-like protein (3|INO80_NEUCR RecName: Full=Putative DNA helicase ino-80 Contains conserved domains Nucleo_P87[pfam07267]. HELICc[cd00079], Helicase superfamily c-terminal domain and DEXDc[cd00046], DEAD-like helicases superfamily); translation: MDHFSTVLQRPPHFDEDGSSMGAPSEDRGPRGGLRDILNPVSSSSTTHPHGPGTPGAPVPSRPQSSFSLRSPTHQSDYHHPSPYSASPSLAGARSILHNPFVSASTPSSLPPPLQAPPGLVSPTASSGLQHPPRSPLHAPPVYYPSEIRDREPARDKSASSSFYDPTTDSNRERERRVSDTGAWHKAAQNSTSKPRDPYSYSQRSSDYYTNGSYASPEKSVYRPRSPVTHPSTHPAVGPSSPSTRPSAISSPNSRHSSMPSASTNRSTSTVLPALARTESPAPSKTSAATSTSSRAAGVMSFSNILSNPEPISKPRPMSPVHDDDASSVTEKPQSTEKAEKSDKDKKQPRKSIKSRVSDVRSVESTPNLKIPRRPASKPETPSSVRAPAKRLANGVPKHKVFSADKEKKIRDLMEQFDLDDVDETDFEEERYAWLERAKRRRQEMNRRDVAHQRIRRGDYAQAEAEKLQSYADIGKARYYEMNYDEALQEVREQEIFLEKERKKDMQRQRRRQKAMATTMEQRQSALARASAAQDDAERQKYMREAERANKKVQQTRYILQKGLKGPARNIGPIELNLEGGTMATFSAENMEPGSKSKGKGRAGGRLKKSKEQKQAEKESAEAAQAALDAGEELPSKEETAKIRIKFSKSKAPKEDADKENKEPKEPKEKEKAVEEPKDPLEARFQTKGYNQIYDQIWRDLARKDVNKVFRLATDSYSTKASNLKKTAILASKEAKRWQLRTNKGTKDLQARAKRVMRDMMGFWKRNEREERDLRKAAEKQELENARKEEADREAARQKRKLNFLISQTELYSHFIGKKIKTSEVERSTDHPDVATDEKDRIPENVLNIEEPTGPVGAKVTNFESLDFDAEDESALQAAAVANAQNAIAEAQKKAREFNKDEAKLDEDGEMNFQNPTGLGDVEIEQPKLLNCQLKEYQLKGLNWLVNLYEQGINGILADEMGLGKTVQSISLMAYLAERYDIWGPFLVVAPASTLHNWQQEISKFVPDFKVLPYWGTATDRKVLRKFWDRKHTTYKKDSPFHVMVTSYQLVVSDVAYFQKMKWQYMILDEAQAIKSSQSSRWKCLLGFHCRNRLLLTGTPIQNNMQELWALLHFIMPSLFDSHDEFSEWFSKDIESHAQSNTKLNEDQLKRLHMILKPFMLRRVKKHVQKELGDKIELDVFCDLTYRQRAMYSNLRNQISIVDLIEKATIGDDDSASLMNLVMQFRKVCNHPDLFERADTSSPFSFGHFAETASFVREGTNVTVGYSTRNLIEYELPRLVWRDGGRLHKPGPDNPTAGFRSKYLDQMMNIWTPENIRSSLGGTDNFSWLRFADTSPQEVARAGHNDIFARAVELGTKKNRLGNMQVVYSEPEDRAWTPAHALFQIREREDRAALAEISDQGVLRNLMNVSRSTYDDLGLGRLEQAARPRASAPPIEVVCDSRGSVIERENVLFNIPMRKALFGPTPVEEKAFVEQKVPPQLYPPPALLPAPDKEKQRFTNITVPSMRRFVTDSGKLAKLDELLRQLKEGGHRVLLYFQMTRMIDLMEEYLTYRNYKYCRLDGSTKLEDRRDTVADFQTRPEIFIFLLSTRAGGLGINLTTADTVIFYDSDWNPTIDSQAMDRAHRLGQTKQVTVYRLITRGTIEERIRKRAMQKEEVQRVVITGGASAAGAGGVDFSGRRPPENRNRDIAMWLADDEQAELIERREKELLESGEYDKLQKKRGGKRKRGGEAALSLDDMYHEGEGHFDDNKGSGTATPTGDDPRAAKRKRAGGSKKAKTTKQRLAIADGEMDF